The window GGTCGCTCCATGGTCGCTCTAGGGTTGTCCAAAGCAGTTGTGAACCAAGGGCAGAGCCAGATTTTGAGCATATGGGGAGACTAAATGATAAAAAAAAACTAGACCAATAGGGGGAGCCTAATGATTTTTAATTAAGGGGAGAATGTGAGACAACAGCGTGCGAGCCGAGCTCAAACCTGCGTCAGCCAGGTTACACAGCCGCCCGCTGGCCCCTGGGCTAGGAGCTCATCCACAATATATTCAATGCCAATACGGCAATCCACAGATGAGCTTAGACTGATGTACTTCCTATGAACAATAAAGTCAAGAAAAATGAaacaaaaacttcaaaaaatctgatttttttagcATGCAAGATACTCGGGTGCGCTAGGTGTGTGCAATTTTTTCCTCGTGATAAGACATTTGAAGACCTGTTTTTTTTTTCTACGAGCTCCTCAAATGTTTTATGCAAGAGGTGTGCAAATCACACTATTGCTGAGAATTACACTATTATAGTCTCATTCTTTTTATATTCTGAAACACTAATTTATGTGCAATTTTTTGTCGTTGTTTGTTttaatttctttttttattttttcctcttTTAGGTAATAATATCAATGCCCTTAATTCATCCTATGTAAAACAAAATCTGTTTTTGCTATATTTTTGCATTTTTTTAGTTTATATTTTTGTTTATGCAAAGAAATAAAAAAGTGACTGGCCGGTTAAAAAATTTCAGTCGCATGTCCAACTGAGGCTCCCTAATTTTCTTTTACAAAGCACTTTGCGTACAAATAGCATTGCCATCTTCTTTCCTTACTAATAATGAAAAAGCATTGTCATATTCTGATGTTACTGTTAAAGATAAGATCATCTGCAGCGAAACTCCCAAAATCGACCTGTCCGTGAGGGACACCTGATGAAATTTCTCAACcatggaaaaaataaaaaggaaggtGAAACCCTCGGTACTTATCCGTTCCAGATTGCATAAGTGCGGCGTTTCTGATCAGCCGAGCAAGAGACAAGGGCTGTTCACGTGATCATGGACCCATGACACGCCATTATAGCAACCTTCCAACCTGAAAACAGACGATCACTGTCTGCCACTCCCCAGCCTCCATGTATTTAAACCCATGCATTAGCCGTGAGAGAAACCAAATTGAACTGAAAGAGAGTGAGCCTAGTGAGTGAGCACAAACATGTCTGCCTCTGTCATGGCGTCTTTGGTTCTGCTGAAACCATCTCCCTCTCCACTGTTAGGACGAGCGAAGCTCCGGGGTGTGCGACCATCGGCGAGGCCATCGCTGCTCATAGTAGCCAGCAAGAAGGCGAAGAAGGTCCAGACTGCCCAACCCTACGGTGGGTATATACATGCCATAATGTTCAGAGTTGAGAGCTACAAGCATAAATTTTACCTTCGCATGAACTTATGTGTGTCAACTTGTAGGGCCTGGTGGTGGAGTGGTGTTCAAGGAAGGCGTCGATGCGTCCGGAAGGGCGGCCAAGGTCAGTCTATGGACCTGGGTGTACTTTTTGTTACTTCTGATGTTATTATTTGTACTATCATTGATAGTTGATGAAATTTTCACTGTTGTGCATCGCTTAATAATTCTCCAATTTTACCAGGGGAAGGGTGTTTACCAGTTTGCCGACAAGTATGGAGCAAACGTTGATGGGTACAGGTAAAAACACGCGAACCCAAACCCACAGTTTCTGTCAGTAAAAACAAATGTCTACATAATTCAGAGATGATGCATGGAGTTCAGCTCTCATGACATCTTATTCGGTTCTTACTACGTTGCAGCCCGATATATACACCAGAAGAATGGTCTCCAAGTGGTGACGTTTATGTTGGAGGTACGCGCAGACCGACTGGCATCTCGAAACAAATAAGTTTACACTGCACGACGTTTCTTTAAACGTATCATAAAATGTTTACTGTATCCCAAATTCAGTAAATTTGACATTTTAGTTTCCTGGTGACTTATACAGGAAGGACAGGGCTGTTTCTCTGGGCAGTCACTCTTTCTGGAATTCTGTTGGGTGGTGCTCTTCTTGTCTACAATACTAGTGCCTTGGCTTCTTGAAGCCTGTGCGGCATACCAAAATATGCACCAGCGATGTGTATTGTACGGGTTACAACCGTAACGACATATGTAACTGAATGTAAATACCAGTACCCGCAGTCAATAATACCGACAATTAATTACTAATGTTCTCCTGTAAGCAGCATGGTGCAAGCATGATTAAGTTTTCAGTGCAAGCGCATGAGCTCTCTCGCAAATGTCATCAAGTTCTACAATGGCACTTGAATGTTCACAGAGTTTAATTCTGCAAGTAAAGATGAAgataaagaacatggtgctatcACCTAAGTTACTAGGGCATCTCTACGCAGCGATTCGGCTCCTGAGCTCATCTTCTCCCGAGAATTAACAGTCAATTcaaaaaaatatcaatttttttGGCATGGAACATGATCGAGTGCGTGATGTCGGTGTGAAATTCGGTGGTGTATGGACCTTTGAGTAGGTCTCGGCAGAAAAAATGGGGGTTTGTGAGAAAGTTCATTGTTCAGGCATTGTTTGGACCgattttgtttatttatttatttttgccacgGGCTCCTTAGATGTCCCAACACAAGTAAATTTGCCCGGACATAACGTATTTGAGTGTCTTGGTTGACAAAAAAATAcagttttttccaaaattttctagttttttaatttactgttcatACTCGGGAGCAGATGAGCCTGGGCTCAAATGAATATTCTCAAACCATCCGTAAACGTATGAACTACACTGTTCGGACACTTTGTGCCCTCCAATACCATGCATCAAACGTCCACGGACCGGTCTGCATGTCCGAATTCCCGGAAACGGGAAGCAAAGTTGGGGGAAGTTGTGGGAGTCAGGACAACCGCCACGTAGGCGCTCGACACCGCAGACCTACCCTAAACCGATGCGGAGCCCACATGTTTGGACAATTCCACACTTTTTTCGTGTGAAAGCCGCCCTTTCCATGTTGTCTTCACTCCGATCGCCGCCGCCACCCATCCCAGTCCCCACCCGTTTCGCCGTCCATCGTCGCGATGGAGCCAGAGGAGGAGGCgacgaatatgtttccaaaggcgaAGGACCCATCGGTGGTGGCCGCTCGCAAGGTCAACATAGCGGCTCGGCGCCGCAAACAGAGGAAGAGGGAGGAGGCTTTGGCGGTGGCCGCTCTCCGAGTGCCTCGCCCGGTAAAGTGTGTGAATCTGCAGATGTCAGTCATGCAAATGCAGGCGCCTTGCATCGGGGTTAAATCCAGAAGATTGTATGTCTATGAATATGAATCTCGGAACTAAAAAAACCCCggcttatataggaaccggggtca is drawn from Triticum dicoccoides isolate Atlit2015 ecotype Zavitan chromosome 6B, WEW_v2.0, whole genome shotgun sequence and contains these coding sequences:
- the LOC119325399 gene encoding photosystem II 10 kDa polypeptide, chloroplastic-like, which translates into the protein MSASVMASLVLLKPSPSPLLGRAKLRGVRPSARPSLLIVASKKAKKVQTAQPYGPGGGVVFKEGVDASGRAAKGKGVYQFADKYGANVDGYSPIYTPEEWSPSGDVYVGGRTGLFLWAVTLSGILLGGALLVYNTSALAS